In one window of Cryomorphaceae bacterium DNA:
- a CDS encoding alanine dehydrogenase, with product MHGSQETIKALAREAILTPKEEMLEIPRKRANLFIGIPRETAFQEHRVALVPEAVQLLVSNGNRVVVETNAGKEARFDDRDYSEAGAEIAYDRQTVYQADIILKVAPPTDEEIGMMRQKQILISALQLSVQPKDTLKKLMDKKVSAIAWDFIKDETGIFPIVRAMSEIAGNTSMLIAAEYLSNMNDGPGLMLGGISGVAPTEVVILGAGTAGEFAARGALGLGANVKVFDNTVYKLRRLQNDLGQRLYTSVIQPKELEDAIVRADVVVCALRGRGGRTPCVLTEDMVRKMKNGAVIIDISIDQGGCSETSRVTTHTNPVYREHGVIHYCVPNIASRVSRTASKALSNIFAPILLQIADEGGCSNLIRKDEGFRHGVYMYNGTLTNEILGLAFGLPYKDIHLLFAAM from the coding sequence ATGCACGGATCACAGGAAACCATCAAAGCCCTGGCGCGCGAAGCCATCCTTACCCCCAAAGAGGAAATGCTTGAAATTCCGCGCAAACGCGCCAATTTGTTTATCGGCATTCCCCGCGAAACGGCCTTTCAGGAACACCGCGTAGCCCTCGTGCCCGAGGCCGTGCAACTGCTGGTGAGCAACGGAAATCGCGTGGTGGTAGAAACCAACGCCGGTAAGGAAGCCCGTTTCGACGACCGCGACTACAGCGAAGCCGGTGCAGAAATCGCCTATGATCGCCAAACCGTGTACCAGGCCGACATCATCCTGAAAGTAGCCCCTCCAACTGATGAGGAAATAGGAATGATGCGGCAAAAGCAAATTCTTATTTCGGCCCTGCAACTCTCTGTGCAGCCAAAGGATACCCTGAAGAAACTGATGGATAAAAAAGTCTCTGCTATTGCGTGGGACTTTATCAAGGACGAAACCGGCATCTTTCCCATTGTGCGGGCCATGAGCGAAATTGCGGGAAATACCTCGATGCTCATCGCTGCCGAGTACCTGTCTAACATGAATGACGGCCCGGGCTTAATGCTGGGCGGAATTTCGGGGGTGGCGCCCACCGAAGTGGTGATACTGGGTGCCGGAACAGCGGGTGAGTTTGCTGCCCGTGGTGCACTCGGACTAGGCGCTAACGTGAAAGTATTCGACAATACGGTGTACAAATTGCGCCGGCTGCAAAACGACCTTGGGCAGCGGTTGTACACTTCGGTCATTCAGCCCAAGGAACTGGAAGATGCCATTGTGCGCGCCGATGTGGTGGTGTGCGCCCTGCGCGGACGAGGTGGCCGAACCCCCTGCGTGCTTACCGAAGACATGGTGCGCAAAATGAAAAACGGCGCCGTGATTATTGACATCAGCATTGATCAGGGCGGTTGCAGCGAAACATCACGCGTTACCACCCACACCAACCCGGTGTACCGCGAGCACGGTGTGATTCACTACTGCGTGCCTAACATTGCCTCGCGCGTATCGCGAACCGCATCCAAAGCGCTGAGCAACATTTTCGCCCCCATCCTGCTGCAAATTGCCGATGAAGGCGGATGCTCCAACCTCATTCGCAAAGACGAAGGCTTCAGACACGGCGTGTACATGTACAACGGAACCCTCACGAACGAAATCCTCGGTTTGGCGTTTGGTCTTCCGTACAAAGACATTCACCTCTTGTTTGCAGCCATGTAA